AGAAGCAGGTCAAGGAGCGTCCGCCGGCCATCCCGGGGCTGCCGCCCGAGCTGGGCGCGCTGCTGTCGCAGCTGCTGGAGAAGCGGCCGGTCGACCGGCCCGCCAGCGCGAACGAGCTGTACGATCGGCTCGACCCGTTCGCGCTGGAGCTGCCCGTGCTGCCCGGCTTCCTCACCAAGGCCCCGAGCCCCGGACGCATGTACGCCCGCATGGCGGGCCGCGCGCTCAACGCCTGAGGGCGCTCTCCGGTACAGGGACTGTAGATTTCTGCCGTGCTCCCTCCTGGTGCTCCGATGAGACGCCCGACCCTCGAGGCGGTCGCCGCCCGGGCCGGCGTCTCGCGCGCGACCGCGTCCCGGGTCGTCAACGGACAGACGACGGTGGCGCCCCACATCCGCGACGCCGTGCAGCGCGCGATCGACGAGCTGGGCTACGTGCCCAACCCGGCCGCGCGCAGCCTGGTCACCCAGCGCACCGACTCGATCGCCCTGGTCGTCAGCGAGCCGGGCACCCGGGTCTTCTCCGAGGACCCGATGTTCTCCACGGCGATCAGGTCGGCGTCGATGGAGCTCGAAACGGTGAACAAGCAGGTCGTGCTGATGCTGGCCGCCTCCGCCAAGAGCCACGCGCGCGTGGAGCGTTACATCGCGGGCGGGCACGTCGACGGTGTCATGCTGATCTCCATGCACGGCGCCGACCCGCTGCCGTCCGCACTGTCCCGCCTTCCTGTCCCCGTGGTCTCGTACGGGCGGCCCGCCGTCCCGGTGGACATCCCGTACGTCGACAACGACAACGTGGGCGGGGCGGAGGCCGGGGTCCGGCACCTGGTGGGGTCGGGGCGCCGGAGGATCGCCACGATCGCGGGCCCGCAGGACATGATCGGCGGCCAGGACCGGCTGACCGGCTACCGCAACGTGCTGCGCGACTCCGACCTCCGCTCGATCGTCGCGGTCGGCGACTTCACGCGGGAGTCCGGCGCGGTCGCGATGCGCCGGCTCCTGCACGACGATCCCGACCTGGACGCCGTGTTCGTGGCCAACGACCTGATGGCGGTCGGCGCCCTGCAGTCGCTCCGCCAGGCCGGGCGCCGGGTGCCGGACGACGTGGCCGTGGTGGGCTTCGACGACATCGAGGCGGCGAAATACACCGAGCCGCCGCTGACGACGCTCAGGCACCCGGTGGCCGAGCAGGCGGCGGCCATGGTCCGGCTCCTGCTCAACCTGTTCGAGGGCGGACCGGCGGAGCCGGTGATCATGCCCACGGAGCTCGTGATCAGGGAGTCCGCCTAGATGACCTCAGACAGCACCGCCCTGGCCGCCGCCGTCTCGCTGGCCGAGGAGCACGGCGTCGAGGCGCGGGACCCGGTCGTGCTCAACGACTCGTTCAGCCTCCGGATCCACCTGCGTCCGGCGCCGATCGTGGCACGGGTGCCGACCGTGACCGGGTGGGGGCGGGCGCGGCCCGCCGACGCGTTGCGGCGCGAGCTGGACGTCGTGTCCTACCTGCACGGACAGGGCGTGCCGGTGGTGCCGCCGAGCGACCTGCTGCCTGCCGGACCGCATCTGCGTGACGGGTTCACGGTCTCCTTCTGGACGCACGTCGAACACGATCCCGGCTTCCGGATGAGCCCGGAGGTGGCCGGGCGGGCGCTCGCCGAGCTGCACGAGGCGCTGCGGGGTCTCCCCGGCGAGCTGCCCTATCTCGGGCCGGTGCTCGAGGAGCCGCTGCGGCTGCTGGAGCTGCTCGACGGGAAGGTCGCGCCCGACGCGCTGGCGCGGCTGCGGGAGGCACACGCGGGCCTGGCCGAACGGCTGGCGGGTCGGCCGCCGCAGGCCGTCCACGGGGACGCGCATCCCGGCAACCTCCTCGCCACTCCCGCCGGGCTGCTCTGGAACGACTTCGAGGAGAGCATGGCCGCCCCCGTCGAGTGGGATCTGGCCTGCCTGCTGCGCACGAGGCGGCTCGACGGGCGGGCGGCCGTACGCGCCTACGGGCGTGATCCCGATGATCCCGCGCTGCGTGACTTTCTGGCGGCGCGCGGGCTGCAGGGCACCCTGTGGGTGCTCATCAGGGCGCTGCGGCTGCCCTCTTTCGCCGCCGACGCCGACGCGGCGCTGCAGGCGTGGCTCCGCGACCCCAGCGGCGCGAGCCGCTGAGGAGGGCCGTCAGACCGGGATCACGCCGCCGCGCGGGCCGAGGAAGTAGCCACCGGTGACGTCCAGGACGTGACCGGTGATCCACCGGGACTCCTCGCTCGCGATCAGCGCCACGGCGTCCGCGATGTCCTCGGGACGGCCGATGCGGCCCAGCGCCGTGACCTCGGTGACCGAACGCTCGCCGGTGCCGTCGTCCGCGCGCAGCCAGGCGTTCATGTCCGTCCGCGTGACCCCTGGGGAGACGGTGTTCACGGTGATGTTCCGCTCGCCGAGGAGAGGGGCCAGGCTGAAGCCCAGCGTGTCGAGAGCTCCCTTGGTCATCGAGTAGACGAGGTCGGGGAGGGCGATGCGGACGACGGCGGAGGAGATGTTGATGATCCGGCCGCCGTCGTTGAGCAGTGGGAGGGCGCGCTCGATGATGAAGTACGGCGCCCGCACGTTCACGGCGAAGACCCGGTCGAACTGCTCCTCGCTCACCGTGCCCAGCACGCCGCCCAGGATGGCGGCGTTGTTGACCAGGATGTCCAGCCGCTCCCCCGCGATGCCCTCGAACAGCGCGTCCACGCCGTCCTCGAACGCGGCCTTCACCGCGTACGCCTGCCCGCCCGCGCCCTCGATGGCGGCCACCGTCTCCTTGGCCAGGTCGTCGTTCCTGGCGTAGTGAACGATCACCCGGGCCCCGCCGGCGGCCAGGCGCTCGGCGATGGCCCGTCCGATGCCGCGCGAGGCTCCGGTTACCAATGCGGTCTTTCCTGACAGATCTCTCATGCGCTCCATCGTGGGGCGCGACTCTCCCACCCGTCCAAGACCCGCTGTTATAGCTTTTTGCTATGGATACACAGACACACCGGATGGTGTCTTCCCCGGCGGGCCGGATCCATCTGGTCGAGCAGGGGGCCGGCCCGCTCGTGCTGCTGGTGCACGGATTCCCCGAGTCCTGGTACTCCTGGCGTCACCAGCTACCGGTGCTGGCCGCCGCCGGATACCGGGCAGTGGCGCTGGACGTGCGCGGGTACGGCCGCTCGTCCAAGCCGGAGGCGATCGCGGCCTACCGGATGCTGGAACTGGTCGAGGACAACGTCGCGGTGGTGCACGCCCTGGGCGAGGAGAGCGCGACCATCATCGGTCACGACTGGGGCGCGCCCATCGCCGCCAACAGCGCCCTGGTACGGCCCGAGGTCTTCACCGCCGTCGGCCTGCTGAGCGTGCCCTACACTCCCCGGGGCGGGCGCCGGCCCAGCGAGTCCTTCGCCCAGATGGGCGGCGAGGAGGAGTTCTACGTCAGCTACTTCCAGGAGCCCGGTCGCGCCGAGGCCGAGATCGAACCGGATGTCCGCGGCTGGCTGGCCGGCATCTACGCCGCGCTCTCGGCCGACACCATGCCCGCTCCCGGCCTGCCCCACCCCCTTTTCGTGGCCGACGGCGGCACGCTCCGCGACCGGTTCCCCAGCGGCCCGCTGCCGTCCTGGCTCAGCCCGGACGACCTGGACGTCTACGCCGCCGAGTTCGAGCGGACCGGCATGAGCGCGGCGCTCAACCGCTACCGGAACATGGACCGGGACTGGGAGGACCTCGCCCCCTGGGAGGCGGCCCCCATCACTCAGCCGTCCCTGTTCATCGGCGGCGCCCGCGATGCTTCCGCCACCTGGCTGGCCGGCGCCATCGACGTCTACCCCACTACCCTGCCGGGCCTGGTCTCCTCCCACATCCTCGAGGGAGCGGGCCACTGGATCCAGCAGGAACGTCCCCATGAGGTCAACCGGCTCCTGACCGACTGGCTCGCCTCTCTGCCGGCCGCCTGAACCCGTCCGAGGCGCTCACTCTGTCGATGTCCTTGGGATGGAAGTCCGGCTGTCACGGGTTGTCCACAGTGCGGCCAGGTCTTCCCGTCGCTCCGTTCTCTTTAGCGATCATGCAAAGGAACAGCTCGATGACTTCCATAGAGGCGCTCAGAAGATTCGTGGTCGTCGCCGAGGAGCTGAGCTTCACCCGGGCGGCGGCCGACCGGCTGTTCATCTCGCAGCCCTCGTTGAGCAGGCAGATCAGGCAGCTGGAGCTCAGCCTGCGAGCCAGACTGTTCGAGCGCGACCACCGTACCGTGACGTTGACGGCGGCGGGGGCGGCGCTGCTGCCCGAGGCCCGGCGGATCGTCGAGCAGTGGGAGAGCGCGCAGCGGGCGGTCGCGGCGGCGCGCGAGGACCGGACGCTGGTCGTCGGGTTCCAGACGCGGATCGGGCGCGGGCTCGTGCCGTCCATCTCGTCCGCACTGCCCTGCTGGGAGCTGCGCTTCCGGCAGGTGCCGTGGCACGACCCCACCGTGGGGCTGGGTGACGGGCAGGTCGACGTGGCCGTCGCGTGGCTGCCCGTACCCGACACCGGCGAGTACGAGTGGACGGTGGTGAGCACGGAGGAGCGCTGGGTGGCGCTGTCCGCGAGCCATCCGCTGGCCACCCGCCCCGAGGTCACGCTCTCCGATCTGACGGAGGAGCCGTTCGTGGCGATGCCGGCCTCGGCCGGGCCCATGCGGGACTTCTGGCTCGCCGGCGACCAGCGGTCGAAGCCGGCGGTCGTGGGGGCGGAGGCGGAGACGGCCGAGGAGGCGTTCGAGCTGGTCGCGTCGGGGCGGGCCGTGGTGCTGGTCTCGGCCGGGAACGCCGAGCTCTACCGGCGCGACGACGTCGTGAGCAGGCCGGTGGCGGGTCTGCCGCCGAGCAGGCTCGCCATCGTCTGGCGGCGGAGCGACCGGCGGCCGGCCGTGCGGACGCTGGTGGAGGTGTTCGTGACCTGCATGTGCGCTGTCTGAGCGATCCATGTCGACCATCCCGGCGACTGGTTCGCGTGGCTCTGCCTCGCGGATGCCGTCGCCGGGCTGGTCGCGCTGCGGTCAGTCCCGCGTGAGCCAGGCCGTGGTGTCGGTGGGAAGGGCCCCCTCCTCCAGCGCGCCGCTGGCCAGGAGGAGCCGTCCCGCGGGTAGCGCCACCGGGTCGGTGCTCAGGTTGGTGACGCAGGTCAGGCCCGAGTCGCGGGTGAAGGCCAGGACCTCGCCACCCAGCGGCAGCCAGGTCAGGGTGCCGTCCCCCAGCAGGTCACGGCGCAGGCGCAGGGCGTCGCGGTAGAGGTTGAGCATCGAGCCCAGGTCCGTACGCTGCGCCTCGGCCGTCAGCTTGCGCCAGCTCTCCGGCTGCGGCAGCCACGGCGTGCCCGTGCCGAAGCCGAACGGGGGCTCGTCGCCGGACCACGGCAGCGGGATGCGGCAGCCGTCCCTGCCCGGGTTCGTCCCGCCCGACCGGGCGTACATCGGGTCCTGGCGGAGCTCGTCCGGAAGGTCCTCCACCTCCGGCAGGCCCAGCTCCTCGCCCTGGTAGACGTAGACCGAGCCGGGGAGCGCCATGGCGAGCAGGGCCGCGGCCCGCGCGCGGCGGTAGCCCAGCTCCAGGTCGGACGGGGTGCCGTGGAGCCGGCCTCCGTGCTCGAACGCGGTGTCCTCGCGACCGTACCGGGTGACCGGGCGCGTCACGTCGTGGTTCGACAGGACCCACGTCGGAGGGGCGCCGATGGGCGTGTGGGTGGCGAGGGTCAGGTCGATGACCCTGCGCAGTTCCGCCGGATCCCACGGGCAGGACAGGAAGTCGAAGTTGAAGGCCGTGTGGAGCTCGTCGGGGCGGAGGTAACGCGCGAAACGCTCCTGGTCGGGGAGCCAGACCTCCCCGATCAGGATGCGCTCGCCGTACTCGTCGGCCACCTCGCGCCACCGACGGTAGACGTCGTGGACCTCGTCGAGGTCTTCGTAACCCGTGTCCGACTTGATCAGCAGGGCCGCGGAGTCGATGCGCACGCCGTCCACGCCCCGGTCGAGCCAGAAGCGCAGCACGTCCTCGAACTCCTGGTGGACCTCCGGATTGCCCCAGTTGAAATCCGGTTGTTCCGGAGCGAACAGGTGCAGGTACCACTGGCCGTCCGGCACCTGCGTCCAGGCCGGGCCGCCGAAGATCGACTGCCAGTCGTTGAGCGGCTCGTCGCTGAACCAGAAGCGGTCCCTGGCGGCCGGGTCCGCCAGTGCCTCCTTGAACCAGGCACTCTCCGTGGAGCTGTGGTTCGGCACCACGTCGATGATGACCCTGATGCCGAGGTCGTGCGCCTCCTCGATGAACCGCTCCGCCTCGGCGAGCGTGCCGAAGACCGGCTCGATGCCGCGGTAGTCGGCCACGTCGTAGCCGCCGTCGGCCATCGGCGACGGATACCACGGGTTCAGCCACATGGCGTCGATCCCGAGATCCTTCAGGTACGGCAGGCGGGAGCGCAGGCCGGCGAGGTCGCCGACGCCGTCACCGTTCCCGTCGGCGAAGCTACGCAGGTAGACCTGGTAGATCGCGGCCCCCCGCCACCACGTTTGCGACATGCGCTTATCCCTTGATGCTTCCGGCGGTGAGCCCCGCCATGATGTGCCGTTGGAA
This genomic interval from Nonomuraea helvata contains the following:
- a CDS encoding alpha/beta hydrolase: MDTQTHRMVSSPAGRIHLVEQGAGPLVLLVHGFPESWYSWRHQLPVLAAAGYRAVALDVRGYGRSSKPEAIAAYRMLELVEDNVAVVHALGEESATIIGHDWGAPIAANSALVRPEVFTAVGLLSVPYTPRGGRRPSESFAQMGGEEEFYVSYFQEPGRAEAEIEPDVRGWLAGIYAALSADTMPAPGLPHPLFVADGGTLRDRFPSGPLPSWLSPDDLDVYAAEFERTGMSAALNRYRNMDRDWEDLAPWEAAPITQPSLFIGGARDASATWLAGAIDVYPTTLPGLVSSHILEGAGHWIQQERPHEVNRLLTDWLASLPAA
- a CDS encoding SDR family NAD(P)-dependent oxidoreductase is translated as MRDLSGKTALVTGASRGIGRAIAERLAAGGARVIVHYARNDDLAKETVAAIEGAGGQAYAVKAAFEDGVDALFEGIAGERLDILVNNAAILGGVLGTVSEEQFDRVFAVNVRAPYFIIERALPLLNDGGRIINISSAVVRIALPDLVYSMTKGALDTLGFSLAPLLGERNITVNTVSPGVTRTDMNAWLRADDGTGERSVTEVTALGRIGRPEDIADAVALIASEESRWITGHVLDVTGGYFLGPRGGVIPV
- a CDS encoding phosphotransferase encodes the protein MTSDSTALAAAVSLAEEHGVEARDPVVLNDSFSLRIHLRPAPIVARVPTVTGWGRARPADALRRELDVVSYLHGQGVPVVPPSDLLPAGPHLRDGFTVSFWTHVEHDPGFRMSPEVAGRALAELHEALRGLPGELPYLGPVLEEPLRLLELLDGKVAPDALARLREAHAGLAERLAGRPPQAVHGDAHPGNLLATPAGLLWNDFEESMAAPVEWDLACLLRTRRLDGRAAVRAYGRDPDDPALRDFLAARGLQGTLWVLIRALRLPSFAADADAALQAWLRDPSGASR
- a CDS encoding LacI family DNA-binding transcriptional regulator — encoded protein: MRRPTLEAVAARAGVSRATASRVVNGQTTVAPHIRDAVQRAIDELGYVPNPAARSLVTQRTDSIALVVSEPGTRVFSEDPMFSTAIRSASMELETVNKQVVLMLAASAKSHARVERYIAGGHVDGVMLISMHGADPLPSALSRLPVPVVSYGRPAVPVDIPYVDNDNVGGAEAGVRHLVGSGRRRIATIAGPQDMIGGQDRLTGYRNVLRDSDLRSIVAVGDFTRESGAVAMRRLLHDDPDLDAVFVANDLMAVGALQSLRQAGRRVPDDVAVVGFDDIEAAKYTEPPLTTLRHPVAEQAAAMVRLLLNLFEGGPAEPVIMPTELVIRESA
- a CDS encoding glycoside hydrolase family 13 protein yields the protein MSQTWWRGAAIYQVYLRSFADGNGDGVGDLAGLRSRLPYLKDLGIDAMWLNPWYPSPMADGGYDVADYRGIEPVFGTLAEAERFIEEAHDLGIRVIIDVVPNHSSTESAWFKEALADPAARDRFWFSDEPLNDWQSIFGGPAWTQVPDGQWYLHLFAPEQPDFNWGNPEVHQEFEDVLRFWLDRGVDGVRIDSAALLIKSDTGYEDLDEVHDVYRRWREVADEYGERILIGEVWLPDQERFARYLRPDELHTAFNFDFLSCPWDPAELRRVIDLTLATHTPIGAPPTWVLSNHDVTRPVTRYGREDTAFEHGGRLHGTPSDLELGYRRARAAALLAMALPGSVYVYQGEELGLPEVEDLPDELRQDPMYARSGGTNPGRDGCRIPLPWSGDEPPFGFGTGTPWLPQPESWRKLTAEAQRTDLGSMLNLYRDALRLRRDLLGDGTLTWLPLGGEVLAFTRDSGLTCVTNLSTDPVALPAGRLLLASGALEEGALPTDTTAWLTRD
- a CDS encoding LysR family transcriptional regulator, which translates into the protein MTSIEALRRFVVVAEELSFTRAAADRLFISQPSLSRQIRQLELSLRARLFERDHRTVTLTAAGAALLPEARRIVEQWESAQRAVAAAREDRTLVVGFQTRIGRGLVPSISSALPCWELRFRQVPWHDPTVGLGDGQVDVAVAWLPVPDTGEYEWTVVSTEERWVALSASHPLATRPEVTLSDLTEEPFVAMPASAGPMRDFWLAGDQRSKPAVVGAEAETAEEAFELVASGRAVVLVSAGNAELYRRDDVVSRPVAGLPPSRLAIVWRRSDRRPAVRTLVEVFVTCMCAV